One Bythopirellula goksoeyrii genomic window, TGCTCCAAGGCGGCAAAAGCATCTGCGAGAGAGACCAACCCGGAGTTGGCGGCGTCGACGAGGACGCCCAGGATTCCGGTGACGAGGAAGCCTTGGCTGCGCGCGAAACGAACGGCGGTTCTTTCATCGATGAGCAGGACGGTGGCCTGGAGATCGCGGGCCAGGGCGATCGCAGCGGCTTCGCCCGAGTCGAGAGCGGCAAGTTCGTCGGCGATGTGTTGCGGGGCGAGGACTTCAACCCAGGCGGGGAGC contains:
- a CDS encoding DUF3368 domain-containing protein, whose translation is MIVVSDTSPLCYLILIGQQTLLQQLYGRVFIPPAVFDELSHPHSPESVQGWAAALPAWVEVLAPQHIADELAALDSGEAAAIALARDLQATVLLIDERTAVRFARSQGFLVTGILGVLVDAANSGLVSLADAFAALEQTNFHRSPTLFADLLKKHGSE